The DNA window ATCTGTTAATTGCCAGATGTAATAGATTTGTTAAGAATTGCAAATCCCCAAACTGTGCTGGTCTCTGGCCCACTGGGACCAGAACGGAGGAATCTTGTTCTGTATCACTTTAAGGTCTTGCCTAGATCTATGCATCTGTAAGTGAAACAATTGAAGATTGTTTGTTGTGGTGTGGAAACAACCAGGCTGAATCCCAAGGCAGTTTTGCCAGTTTATTGGATAAAACCTCTGGACAAAACAATTTTATGATAGTGAAGAACAATATAAATCAAGACAATAATCATGctaaaaaagttttaaaaaggtaaaagtaaaaataaattaaattggtTTAACAGCCATTAAAGGATCTGTCACCCCAGTAAAGACTGAGTGTGTTCCCAGCTTCCCTCTCACTACCCTCTTATCTCTCAAAGTGTCAACAAACCACCCTCCAGCCCGACCTAACCTATGTTTTCCTACCTAGGAATTTATAACACCCTAGCATATCGGAATTGGCCACCTGGCCCAATCAACATTCGTCACTGCACACTCATTTTTTACCCCCTATATATAAACATAGAGcattcatcataaaaaaaagtaatttgaGATGAAAGTCTAAGAATGTTAGAATGTCTAATCTATCATGTTCTGCTAACTGGTACATTATGATCCATGTATATATATCTGAACTTTAATAACACTCTTTTAATGGTTAGTTCTGATTCTGTAGTATCATTAACTAACATACAATTGGATGGGCAAGATTCCCAGATCTCTTACACATCTCAAGCCTAGAACCAATCAGGAACtttttaagtgtttatttaaacacaatcacactcttaaaaatagagaTTCCTGGATGCCTTTTGGCGTGGATTTTCTTTACTGTGCTCTTAGTAAAAACGCTATGTAAAGGCTTTGATGCAGAGGTCGCAAATTAGGTCCATAAAGTTAAAGTCctctccaggattttgttccCACACAATCTTTTGGAGTATTTAATgtgtaacaatagtggaactcttaaaaatgaagctgTGAAGGGAACCAAGTAGGGatctttggagtgatgccattcAAGAACCACATTTGACTTGCGATTCATTGAAGTTCCCCAATGAACTTCTTCATGGATGGCATCACTTAACTGGAGGTTCAGTGGGGAACCAAAATTTTTAggtggcatcactccaaagatCCCTGCTTGGTTCTATTTCgcatcttcattttttaaaaagtacgGAGCACATAACAATGCCTAGCCAGCATTTTTATACAGTCTGCACTGTGTAACCTCTACACTGCAGCAAAAGAGGTAAAAGTGCTCAAATGTCTGTTTGACCCATAAGATTTATCTCCAAACCCATTTAGCTGAAGCTCAATGACCTGTACTGAATAGTCTTAAGTCCAATCATAGCCTTCTAGAAGGCTGGGAAGTTGGTCTCATATGACCAGAGTAATAGGATTTAGCTCAGGCTCCGAGACTTTATCTCTTCCCGTTCTTCCATTATGGAGACCAAAAAAGAGAGCTGAATTCATCAGCCTTCCCTGCAGCTCTTTGATAGTGTGCCCCAGCAGTCTTTATAATGCAcattgcactgcactgcactgacgAAGGGAAGCCGCAATGGAGAGGAGAGCGATTACGCATTCTGCGGTATATCCTAGGCCACACAGGATGGCCTATTTTTCAAAGGGCACTAGGTGACATTAAAGAATGGCATCACTTATTTCCCTCTTGTCACATTGTTTTAGTGTTGCTGTGCTTTATGTAAATGCCAGAAAAACAGCCTGAATGTATGTATGCCTTACGTTTAAAAGTCATACATTTCTTTTTCATATTTCTGGTGCATTTTATTGTGACACTTATGACATTTGTTTAGTTTTATGTACCAAAAGCTgacattatatacatttatagacaGTTTTCCAACCGAGCctggtttatgtaaatgtaagactagtttatgtaaataagctctgctctCATTAGCCTTGCTCTAAAAGCAGTTCTTGTGACACAAAAACATAGAATTTAACTGGACCGACTTTGACTTTTCTGTGTTAAACCATATAcctaaccacccttggcttgcATAACACTAGCGAGATGTTGTAGCATGGACTGTATCAGGTGATGGAAAAGtattcattatagaggttaaccgGTCCACAGTGGCACGTCAATTGCTCGGTACCACTCACAGGAATCATCATTcctctctggcatcaatggcccatggAGAATTGTTGGGAGGCACTTCATGTGTGAGAACTCTattctcagtacaccttcactacggcggctctagaacatcctacGAAGTTTGCGGTTTCCAAGATGCAACAGAGCGATTGACGTgtcactgtggaccagttaacctctacaATGAACACAACTTCTGTCACCTAATGTATGCGGCGCCATGAAGTCTCGCTGGCGTCATCAGTGCCacgggtggttattcccactattaggtaggtgattataatatttagaaaatatgtatgtatagatACATATGtagataaaagtattgggacacctatatattacacctacaggagtttTAATGACATCCCatgggcattaatatggagttgccTCCCCTTTGCAgttctaacagcaggtttggagttATTGAGTTAGCAGAGCGTTGGCGACCCCGGTCTGTAAATCTACATTGTCCGtagttcctaaacgcttccacttttcaattaTACCAGTCACAACTGACCGTTGAATATCTGGGAGAAATTTCAacagctgacttgttgcaacAGTGGCTTCCtgttacagaaccacgctggagttcagtgagctctttagaaccacccattctttcactaatgtgtggaaaggcaggctgcatggctaggggcttgatttgtTTAGGAAGtgagcaaggaggaaacccttgctgtcaaaaaaacatCAGGAGGACTTTCAGGAGGTTTTCCAAAGAACACCTAGACGAAGATTAgaacatctggaacaatgtttTCCAAAGGTGAATCATTTGGAAAGAGTGtttcacagtaacagaggacattTTTGGCGTAACCAGACACAGCATTCAAGCTCAGTAACTCGTaacaaccgtgaagcatggagATGGAAATgttggtttggggctgcttttctgcagttgGGCCTGGAATGCTCTTCAACATAGAGTCCAATAGGaattgtgttgtattttatcAAGAGGGAGCTTGAGGAAAACGTGAGCCCATCTGTCTAAAGGAGGAGTGGGAAaactttctcccagttgatgttAGAGACTGGTAGATTATTATAGGAAATTATTTcactattaattacattttacagatgattaaaatacatttcttcAGGTTTacgtgtttagttatattattatCTCTATCTCTTAAAATTGtttaaattaatatacagatgtttaaatatattagtaAAGACTTTCATGGGGTGTTCTCAATTTGAACTGTATAGCCACATCTGTTTTTAAATctaatttttttactttttgacatgaaGTATATAAAGTATAGAATTTTCGCATGACAATGACAATAAGTATATCATCTTTGAAGGTAGAGATGGCATGTCAGTATGATTTCGGAGGTTTTCTCCAGGgctgacatcacaatatttgcTTGCACACTGACTCAAAATGAGCCAAAATGAGCTTAAAATTGAACTAAGCAACTGAAGCAACCTTCAGATACCGAACATGTTATGCCTGTTCACCCGTATATGATACAGCATGTTGGTTTGttgttataaatattaatttaagcTGTTTTTAGTTGAAGCACTTTGTCAGCCTCACATGTACCTggatattttttaaatgcaggTTTTCACTCCACAGGAAGAACGTCTACAGCTACCAATGTCACACAACAGcatgagtgtgtgctgttttacaCTCCCCCCTCCCCATGTATTTTTGTCAAATGTCAAATCAGGCTGTTTTTTCATTGTAAGAAAGAGAAATAGGCCAACTTAAAAATATGCATTGTCATCATGTCAACAACTCACTGCTGATTCTTCAAGAAGGTAACTGATTTCCTCTGTTGTTTGTGCCCCACTGGTTTGGTGTCAGTCAGGCATGCTAAGCTTATTTGTAAGCCTACATTGGCAGCCCCTGTGTAAAATAAATCAGCATTTTAAGGGGTTTCATTTTGAAATAGGTGAACCTGGTCAAAAGCAGATATCTCCTGTAGTCGGAGCTGTGAATGTTCTGCTAGGATTTTccctgcaaaaaaaacaaaaaaacagcctcTCACAGCTCCAGAGGTGTTGGCCACACGTCTGAGTGCTCATGCGTTTCACTCCTCAGCGGCGGCGCCAAGAAAGGGCGATATTTTGTCTGACATGCAAGCAGCTCCTGCCAGGCTGTCATCTCCAGAACGTCTCAATGATCCCTCAGAGCTGATAGCACAAGACACTTATATTAGACCTCACAGAGATGCTAGATAGCAGGGAATAAGCACCCAGAATACATTTCAGATTTTGATGAAAATGCAGGTTGTAATATGGCATCCAGGACATGGGATAGGAAAGGGATGAATattggtgttctctggcatgtAGCCATCTTTCTGTGGCTTTCTGGTCTTAACAGATGTGATCTGCTGTGAGTTACAGCCTCTGGACTGAGGTATGTTAAAAGGCCAGTGAAGCCCCTGAAATCTGTACGAAGCACGAATGCCAACAGTCAAAGATAACCACCTTTCCTTTTAAACCATGTGCACTGCTAAAGGTAGAGAGGACCATTCATTTATTTCAGTTCCAGTCAAAATGACCAAAATTAGATACATTAGTTCCGTTTTCAGGGCCTGTTTgtgaagatggatggaagggTAATGTCAAGGTATAAGAAGGGGTGGGGGAAAGTCTAACAAGACCTGAGAATTAAAGAAGGTTAAGGATTGTACATTAAGGATTTCCCCCACTTAAAGCCTTTGGGAACCCATTTTGATAAAGATGTATAATTCATAATTTGTATAATTCTAAACTTGTGTTGAGTAAAGTTCAGCAAAGtttattacaattttttttgtaataaaattCACATCAAAAATCGGTGAAATGCACCGTGAGGTGGCAACGGTGCAGCGCCGGATACCCCCTGTCTGTTCCCACAATCTGCCGCTAAATTCTGTAGTGAAGTGGAAAGGCGGCGGATGGAAGGGACGACGGGGCACGCAGGGCAGCTTCAGCTCCTCGGGTTGCAGAGACACGATGAAAGGGTGGAGCCATGTAagctttgtgattggtcagggttaTGCTGAGCATGAGAAGCGCTTACTGATAagagttttttaaaaaaaaaaaaaaaaaaaaaaaaaaaaaaaaaaaaaaacacacacaacaccatcaTTGATCATTAAATCAAATGGTTGAAAATGCTAGTTTtcttaggaaaaaaaaaattagacaAACCACTCCAGATCTCAACGAATGGGTTTAGGATGACTTGAATGATGGGAAGCAGAAAATGCAGCGACGGCCAAAGGCTGAACTCAGAAAACGTAAAGGTTAAGGGTGGACTCCctaaagacagacagagctgaATTGCCTGTTAGATATGCAGGGCTTTTTTGAGAAGCTGAAAACTGAGTAACTTGTACTTAATGGCAATGTTGACTGGAAATGATCTAAATGTAGGGTAGTCTGATTTTTCACACCATACGGCTACCAAATCAAGGGCATAGGGTCAAGTGATGCACAAACATTCAATCCTCTACTAAATTAATACAAGGCTTTCAAGCTTTATTTTACAGTACAAACATTTAACACCACATTATCGCCAACATTAAACATGATCTTTTTACAAAACACtaaaattatttacaaaaatatatattttacacttcATTTCCCCAATACCCGACACATGGCTCAACTTTAAGCGACACACATTCATTTTGTACATGTTTAACAGTGACGAGCCTTCAGTCCTTTTGTTCTTAACTGGAAAGGCAACACTTCAAGAGTTaacaaaagtgctttaaaatatattaatttgaCTAAGATTATTAGTTTGCACAAGACAAAGTCCCCCCAACGGTCAACACCGTCACAAACGCAGACACAGTGAAGCAAACACGCACTGCATGGAGCAGAAGGATGGGTAGATTGAGAACGCATGGGTCTGCTGGATTAAGAACATGTTAGTTTCTAGGaacaaacacagcagagctgacCTTTATGTGATGCAAGTGCCTAATTACTTTCTATCTGCATAAACAGCAGTACCGGAATTTAAAGGTTAACCTCCCCGaactgatggtagatgctggcATACCGATAATGCAAGACGTGAGAACATtgtgttctaaaaaaaaaaaaaaaaaaaaaaaaaaaaaaaaaaaaaaaaaaacacacattacatTTTGCAGTGAGTCAATCTTAATTGAGTAAGACGGCACATTAGTAAAATGAAGCTGACAGAACAGACCTACAATAAAGCTGCACTGAAAACGGTTTAAACTGCTCGAAAAGCTTGACCTAATAAAAAGGCATCCAACTAAAAATCTAACTAGGAATGGATCTCGTTGAAAAGGTGCAGCGAAAGTAAAAAGACACAAGCTGCCCATGAGCTAAAAGGTAAGGTGGTAAAGGTAAAGAACCTTGAATATCAACAGAACCTAAAAGTCGGTCCTTTCTGACTCCACATCTGTGTTCTGCAGCATTTGTGCGTGACCGGTAGGCATACCAAGCGCCTTCGCAGAAGCCGCCATCACAGCGAAACTGGGTCACAGTTTCGACACGGTCAATAGAGGCCCTTCTGAGGCCCACCTGACCTGGCTGTCAGATGTAGGTCTCGGTAGCGAGCGTGAGCAGAGTACATGTGGACGACATGCTGGACGATCGCTCGTGCAGAGTGTTGTTGTTATTCCATGCCGGCACCGCCAAGGGTTCCAGCGGCTTGGCACACCCAAGCACCTTTTCTGCGCTCGGGCAAAGTCCCAGACACAGtttgtggaggaggaggtggaacTTCCTTCTGAAATTTTTGTTGATCCAGAAGTAAAAGATGCAGTTGAGGAAGCCGTTGGAAGTCGGTAACCACACTGCAACAAACTCCACCCACTCCGGCACACCACTGCCCGACATTGCTGAAATAAAACAGGAGTAAATTAGGATATTACTGCAGAGATGGCCATACCCTGAAGAGTCCCGTCTCCTAATAATGCCCAAGGCTAGAGGCTTTCAAGCTTGCTTATTTGCTTgcttaaatacacacacacacagacaaatatttacaatatattgTGGTCAAAGCTTTGCTTTAACTTGGACCTTTTGCAGCATTTACAGTCAGACCACATTCAATTGGCATATCTACCATTCCAACAAAATGCTAATCCAGTCAAAATCTCAGTTCCTAACAGCatctagacacacacacaaaccatcaGCCCACAACTGCTagatctgtgcatctgcaatctGTAAAAGTCTATTCATGACTTTTGAAACAAGcgtcaaaataaaaatgttgattCAAGAGGCTGTTTGAAAACAAAGGCTTGGAATAATCCTGGTACTAGTAATTTAAGGAGTACAGATACACCCAGTCCTCAGGGAGTCAAATGAACTGTAAATGTTGCGTTTGCCAATGGATACCACAGAAGCACTGAAGATTAATTCAATGTCTCTATGAAATGAACACCAAATGTGTCCCGGTACTGAATAGATAGAACTGTTTCCCaggttgtttgttgtttttttttttttttttttttagtgctaTAGAGCAGAACCCAACACCAGGGACCAGATTCCTGGTGAAAACCATTACAGAGAACCTTAAGATAAAACACTTCACAAGATATTTTCTAAATGGAATTCACCAATAAAACTTAATATTTTCTTAGTTCTATCCATCATTCTTATGTAGCCATTTGTAATGTACCCTTGTATGCTGCAATATCTCTCATCATGAACACCAgaacttttaaaaatgtgttattCTGTTCAATCTGTGCAGTAAAtggaaaaatgtataaaatggaGAATTAAACAGATTTAAATCCAGCAAACAAAAATGTATTGTGGAGAAAGCAGCCAAGAGGAAACTAATCCTACTTGGAAAATATTAACAGTAGCGTGACTTCAGAAACTTGTAGAAAATTAACCTTGCTATCGCAATTTAGCTACATATTACCTCAGTATTTTATTTACTCACAGAAAAACTGAAatgccaattattattaataataaattataatagtaataaataattattattaatattattaataataaatttgcaAACGTTATtgctttattctacagcttcaaatacacgCAAATTAACCATTATGCAAATTAGGCTGTGGCGTCATCGAGCGacttttaaaggtaaaggtaaaggtgcacgtattcgtcactgtacagtgtggactgtacagcgaaatgtgtcctccgcatttaacccatctggtagtgaacacactcacacacacacatgtgttaggggcagtgagtacacacacacacccagagcggtgggcagccaactccagcgcccggggagcagagagggtaaagggccttgctcaaggacccaacagtggcagcttgccgagcccgggaatcgaacccacaaccctgttatcgatatcccggcgctctaactgctgagccaccactgccccaggacagccaatagctacttaggacagccaatagctactttcctctCTGAGGAGTTGGCAACACTATCAATTTCCGGGAGCAAAACCCTGACGTCGTTACTATAGCAACCAGAACCAAAAGCCTCAGATCTGGCGGTTCTGGTGGGAGTGAACAGAGCCTTCACCGCTGAGGTGCACAGCGGGCTCCACCGGTCAGATCCAGCCGACCTGAGCGGCTCCTCCAACACTATAGTTGCACCTGCACGGCCGCGCGAGCCAGCCTAACTTACCGTTATATATCATGATGACCATGCACGGCGTCCAGCAGGTGTAGTAGACGGTCATCACCGGGACGAGCACCCGCGACGCCACGTCAGGCCCGTTCCCGGATGACCGGCTCCTCGTCCTCAGCTTGATTCGCTGCCGCTTGGCGGCCGCCCACAGCCGCAGGTTACAGAAGGTCATGATGGCCGAGCAGGGGAAGAAGATGAAGGCGGTGAGGGCGAGCGAGTAGAACACGTTGCTCGAGTAGGCCGGGTTACAGACGAGGGACGCGGCCGAGAAGTGCACCTCGATGATGCCTTGCGGCCACGAGACGGGCGCGAGCAGCACGGGCGGCAAGCCCCAGGCGAGCGCGATGAGCGACAGCGCCCTCCTGCGGCTCAGCATGGTGCTGTACTGCAGCGGGTAGAAGACGGCCACGTAGCGCTCCAGGCTGATGCTGGCCAGCGTGTACATGCAGGTGGAATACACGGTAGCGTTGAAAAACGCCACCACGTGGCAGAACGGGTCCGGGCCGTCGTTGTAGTGCTTCAGGAGGCTCACGCACAGGTTCAGGGGCATGACCACGAGACCGAAGGCGGAGTCAGCCCCGGTTAAAGAGAGCAAAAAATAGCGAGAGTTTCTAGACCAGCCGGGCACCGCTGACGATATCACCATCACCACAGCTATGTTCCCCAGCGTGATCATCACCCCCAGTGCTAATATGATGGCCATTTTGATGGGCCTGTGAGCCTCCAGCTGCCTGAGCACGTCTGTGGTTCTGAGATCTAGGTTGCCAACCTCGCCTGGAAGCGAGACGTTGCTCGTTCCAGACATGGTGGGCTCCTCAAGTTGAAGGAATAAAGCGCTGGCAGGGTCCACGGTGATCAAAGTGTGACTTAAAGGTCCTTCAGGGGGGGGGGAACAGAAAAATGGCACGTtcactgcttctctctctctcactcacacacacacacaaaaggaaAGAAGGCGAGTCACAGCACCTGAGCCTAATCAACCTGAGTGTCATATGACCAAAGATCCAATTGAGGGTAGTCACGTGATGCAAATTAGCCGGTTTGCATGGTAAAACGCCTGTAAGAGATAATTGGGCTTGAGGAAGCTTTAAAAAGAGCACTGGTCTTTTCTTCTGCAATGTACAGCTTCTATTTAATCTGGTGTGAGCGAGTGAGAGTGCGCTCGTGCTATGATTTTAACGAGAAAGGATCAGTTGTGAGACACCTGAgctcagctgctgctgcagccccATGAGACCAGATAAGGGCGAGCCTATTAGGTGGGGGAGGTTAGTGTGGACGGCTGAAAAATTAGGTCTCTGAAAAACTCAGGCCGCACGCTCACTCTGTCCACAGGGACGTCTTCATTAGGATACGGACAGGGGCATACATCGCAGGCAGTTTTCGCTTGGTTTGCCGCTGAATGGCCTGTTAATGGCTGGCTAGGCAGTTCAGTCCAGGCCTGTCTGGCTAAACCGCTTGACATGCCTTGTGGAACTGCTAATTAGCTTTCAAAAGAGTAGGAAGCTTAAGTGCAGTCAGTGTTGTATGTGACCTCCATCATGACAGGACTGTGGTAATACTCCAATGATGGTTAGCCCCAAGTGTCACCCCAGGTTTTAGACCATCAGTGTCTTGTATCCAAAATTTAGTGCATAAAATATGAGAATTGGGAAAGACAGATATTTGGAAACCTGAGTAGAATTTGTATGTAAATCACAAGCAGGTCTAACGTAAGGGCTTGGTTGTGCTGAAGCCTCAAAGCCTGAGCCTGTAAGGGGTCAGTTGGTTGGCTGGGAAGGGGTGGGAAAGTCACATCAAGCTGTTGGTTGTGCGTGATGTCGCATATGCCGCTTTTGCATAGTCATATCATGACAAATGCCACACAGGTCCCTGCAAAGATTTTTAGATGGGCTTCATGACCGTTTACATAAGAATCACCATTGCCCCATTTTAATGTGGTTCTCAGCACAGGTGAATTGAATGCACCCATGTTCATATGTTTGTCAGCTGATAATCCAAGTATgtgaaga is part of the Salminus brasiliensis chromosome 17, fSalBra1.hap2, whole genome shotgun sequence genome and encodes:
- the LOC140538549 gene encoding adenosine receptor A2b, yielding MSLLAERGDTESGARGGRLVWHMSLGPLSHTLITVDPASALFLQLEEPTMSGTSNVSLPGEVGNLDLRTTDVLRQLEAHRPIKMAIILALGVMITLGNIAVVMVISSAVPGWSRNSRYFLLSLTGADSAFGLVVMPLNLCVSLLKHYNDGPDPFCHVVAFFNATVYSTCMYTLASISLERYVAVFYPLQYSTMLSRRRALSLIALAWGLPPVLLAPVSWPQGIIEVHFSAASLVCNPAYSSNVFYSLALTAFIFFPCSAIMTFCNLRLWAAAKRQRIKLRTRSRSSGNGPDVASRVLVPVMTVYYTCWTPCMVIMIYNAMSGSGVPEWVEFVAVWLPTSNGFLNCIFYFWINKNFRRKFHLLLHKLCLGLCPSAEKVLGCAKPLEPLAVPAWNNNNTLHERSSSMSSTCTLLTLATETYI